The following are encoded together in the Anabrus simplex isolate iqAnaSimp1 chromosome 5, ASM4041472v1, whole genome shotgun sequence genome:
- the LOC136874937 gene encoding ejaculatory bulb-specific protein 3 gives MSRTAVLCVVLAVLGLTSAEDKYTDKYDSIDLKGVLTNDRLRNLYVNCLLGTVTKCPEDVKALKSILPEALETNCAKCSEKQKQTMREIAVYLKKNHPADFEKLAEKYDPDGIYRARHPEI, from the exons ATGAGTCGTACAGCGGTCTTGTGTGTGGTGCTTGCAGTCCTTGGACTTACCTCAGCGGAAGATAAGTACACAGACAAATACGACAGTATCGATCTTAAGGGTGTTCTCACCAACGACAGGCTGAGGAATTTATACGTCAATTGTCTGCTGGGTACTGTTACCAAATGTCCCGAAGACGTCAAGGCGCTGAAGT CGATACTACCAGAGGCTCTGGAAACGAACTGCGCGAAGTGTTCAGAAAAGCAGAAGCAAACTATGAGGGAAATCGCCGTTTATCTTAAGAAGAACCATCCCGCGGATTTCGAGAAGCTGGCCGAGAAGTACGATCCAGATGGGATATACCGAGCCCGGCATCCTGAAATTTAA